The following DNA comes from Gordonia zhaorongruii.
ACCACTTCGACGTTGACGCCCAGCGATGCCGCCTGCACCTCGCCGAGTGCGAGCAGATCGAGTTTGCGCACCAGAACACAGCCTGCGGCGAGCGCCGCGACCACCAGCGGCGCCACGATCTTCACCTGGTCCCACGAGATGTTGCCCGCGAGCGATCCGAGTTGCCAGAACACGATCTGCTCGCGCGCTGCGGTGCTGGCGACGTAGGTGAGGTAGGCGATCACGCCGAGCGCGAAGGCGTTGACGGCGATACCGGTGAGCACCAGCATCACGGTCGATGACGAACCGTCGCGCATGCTCAGGGTGTAGACGGCTGCAGTCGTCAGCAGGCCGAACAGCCCCGCCGCGCCTGCAACGGCCCACCCGTTGGTACCCGTGCCGCCGATCACGATCATCAGGCACGCGCCGATCGCGGCACCGGACGAGATGCCGATGATGCCGGGCTCGGCGAGTGGATTGGCGAGCATGCCCTGGAGGAGGCAGCCGGCGGCGCCGAGGGCGACCCCGACCAGAAGGCCGAGCAGGATGCGCGGGAAGCGGGTGATCCAGA
Coding sequences within:
- a CDS encoding FecCD family ABC transporter permease produces the protein MREVKGPALVSIARSRVFWVCAAMLVLLGVIVVISAGTGSVHVSPVEVLGSIAHHWHLDIGPLPSHPNGENALWITRFPRILLGLLVGVALGAAGCLLQGMLANPLAEPGIIGISSGAAIGACLMIVIGGTGTNGWAVAGAAGLFGLLTTAAVYTLSMRDGSSSTVMLVLTGIAVNAFALGVIAYLTYVASTAAREQIVFWQLGSLAGNISWDQVKIVAPLVVAALAAGCVLVRKLDLLALGEVQAASLGVNVEVVRRQVIVLVAILTAAAVSFTGILMFVGLIVPHVMRLLVGPRHAVLLPASAIGGALVVAAADLAARTMTDGELPLGMLTSLIGGPAFFLLLRRRNAGAGW